One part of the Parabacteroides distasonis ATCC 8503 genome encodes these proteins:
- a CDS encoding PAAR domain-containing protein, with product MPPAARLTDMHTCPMQTPAWPSPIPHVGGPIVGPGAATVLIGKLPAAVMGDNCVCVGPPDTIIKGSSTVMICGKPAARMGDTTAHGGQIVLGCPTVIIGG from the coding sequence ATGCCTCCAGCAGCAAGATTGACAGATATGCATACATGTCCTATGCAAACCCCGGCTTGGCCATCACCGATACCCCATGTAGGCGGTCCTATCGTAGGGCCGGGAGCGGCGACTGTTCTAATCGGCAAGCTACCGGCGGCGGTAATGGGAGATAATTGCGTTTGTGTAGGCCCTCCGGATACGATCATTAAAGGATCTTCCACCGTGATGATCTGCGGTAAACCTGCCGCCAGAATGGGAGATACGACAGCTCACGGAGGGCAAATCGTATTGGGATGTCCCACCGTTATAATAGGTGGTTAG
- a CDS encoding discoidin domain-containing protein encodes MKLFWITLLISSLVSCHNFKEDRQLSFALERAGENRRELEQVLEHYKNDSLKYRAACFLIKNMPGHYSYCGKITNTYNKQIDSIILQTQKEGRYHDTPYLANRIDRISKIHENTSFPIQEDIRIITADFLIQNIEQAFHLWEDAPWSRHLNFDDFCEYLLPYSIGAMDVLEDWRTGMYQQIDSTTLTELNDFSYSSDMQNSAFWACKHINQFLEKKLVPENSVYSIPFIAKTSTRSMISFGTCNQFSLIALAMMRSIGIPVMLDFTPQWPFRSMGHYWNVLLDNTGKNLAFGGCETKTDPDILHKPSQKMAKVYRRTYAINQDLVKLNTTEEVVPDLFRNIFMKDVTSEYMKTCDIMIPTQKKRNHKHAYLAVFDNQKWVPICYGTQKGKVCYFNEIGKDIAYLPLYYDNQGIHPITDPFILDSRGRIKYLHADTSKRKKVILSRKYYLAKHIFDYAKTLTGGHFEASNNPDFSDPDTIHTISHWLLSADSFEIKPQKTYRYWRYVSAKNKGCNLAELAFYSDKEEKELTGTIIGTNASVRYDTMPMDKSKVFDKDILTYYEAPSTVDYPWVGLDFNKPVSINKIIYTPRNDDNNIHAGDLYELFYWEYNHWMSLGQQRAIESKLTYTNVPDNALLLLKDLTKGEEERIFTYENDKQVWW; translated from the coding sequence ATGAAACTCTTTTGGATCACGCTACTTATATCTAGTTTAGTCTCTTGTCACAATTTCAAAGAAGACAGACAACTCTCATTCGCTCTTGAAAGAGCAGGCGAAAACCGCCGTGAATTAGAACAGGTATTGGAACATTACAAAAATGATTCCTTGAAATATCGTGCAGCTTGCTTTCTTATTAAGAATATGCCCGGGCATTATTCTTATTGCGGGAAAATCACCAACACATATAATAAACAAATTGACTCTATAATACTTCAAACACAAAAAGAGGGGCGTTATCATGATACACCTTATCTTGCCAATCGCATTGATAGAATCTCTAAAATCCACGAGAACACCTCATTCCCGATACAAGAAGACATTCGTATAATTACAGCTGATTTTCTTATTCAAAATATCGAGCAGGCTTTCCACCTATGGGAAGATGCCCCTTGGAGCCGACATTTAAATTTTGATGACTTCTGTGAATACCTATTGCCCTACTCTATCGGAGCCATGGATGTACTGGAGGATTGGAGGACTGGCATGTACCAACAAATAGATTCTACGACATTAACAGAACTCAACGACTTCAGCTATTCTTCCGATATGCAAAACTCAGCATTTTGGGCTTGTAAGCATATCAATCAGTTTTTAGAGAAGAAATTAGTTCCTGAAAACTCGGTATATTCCATTCCGTTCATAGCAAAAACCTCCACTAGGAGCATGATATCATTCGGCACTTGTAATCAATTCTCGTTAATAGCGTTAGCTATGATGAGAAGCATAGGAATTCCTGTCATGCTAGATTTCACACCACAATGGCCTTTCCGCTCGATGGGGCATTATTGGAATGTACTTTTAGATAATACAGGAAAGAATCTAGCGTTTGGAGGATGCGAGACAAAAACAGATCCGGATATACTGCATAAACCTAGCCAGAAGATGGCTAAAGTGTATAGGCGAACATACGCTATTAATCAAGATCTCGTAAAGCTGAATACAACCGAAGAGGTCGTGCCCGACCTCTTCCGGAATATTTTCATGAAAGATGTTACCTCCGAATACATGAAAACTTGTGATATCATGATTCCAACACAAAAAAAACGAAACCATAAACATGCCTACCTAGCCGTTTTCGACAATCAGAAATGGGTACCTATATGTTACGGTACACAAAAAGGAAAAGTTTGTTACTTCAATGAAATAGGAAAAGATATTGCCTATCTCCCACTTTATTATGACAATCAAGGTATTCATCCTATTACAGATCCATTCATACTTGATTCACGAGGTAGAATAAAATATCTACATGCAGATACCAGTAAACGAAAGAAAGTTATATTATCTAGGAAATACTATCTCGCAAAACATATTTTCGATTATGCAAAAACTCTCACCGGAGGACATTTTGAAGCTTCCAATAATCCGGATTTCTCCGATCCTGATACAATACATACGATTTCTCATTGGTTATTGTCCGCAGATTCTTTCGAGATAAAACCTCAAAAAACATATCGCTATTGGCGCTATGTATCAGCAAAAAACAAGGGTTGTAATCTAGCCGAACTCGCTTTCTACTCAGACAAGGAGGAAAAAGAATTAACCGGCACAATCATTGGAACAAATGCCTCGGTTCGTTACGATACTATGCCAATGGATAAATCCAAAGTATTTGACAAAGATATCCTAACTTACTATGAAGCCCCTTCTACGGTTGATTATCCATGGGTAGGCTTGGACTTCAACAAACCGGTATCTATCAATAAGATCATTTATACGCCAAGAAACGATGATAATAACATCCACGCAGGTGATCTATATGAGCTATTCTATTGGGAATATAACCATTGGATGTCATTAGGCCAACAAAGAGCTATTGAATCAAAGCTAACCTATACAAATGTACCAGACAATGCTCTCTTGTTGTTAAAAGACTTAACCAAAGGAGAAGAAGAACGCATATTCACATATGAAAATGACAAACAAGTTTGGTGGTAA
- a CDS encoding winged helix-turn-helix domain-containing protein: MENVSLQFQRGIIMEKQNWKFYWKWSVFVLMTMICLLSFYKSYQNVKYELQEESQTLFQRAVQDDTNRRIKDLGDAFCFSYSGANRLERDSITIKTADAIIHMRNNKEVARRMSSQEKSDFCLQHCLSMENPIQVTLLDSAFRASLYEHAISAQTVTCYTFIDKTECSSSDTSFYQSFIPLKDIVFGANRTIVLQAFVQFPFLYIVGEVFLRNIFWILAMVILWVIAIVLTWKRPRINILPLQEAPKEMIQITEDILFDETHGVLHYHRHRIELANQRLKLFCILLEHKGYFIESNRLKEEIWPDGSVSKDALTATAKRLKEDLSPIPDLVIESARGHGYVLKCGG, encoded by the coding sequence ATGGAAAACGTATCTTTGCAGTTTCAACGAGGAATAATTATGGAGAAGCAAAATTGGAAATTTTATTGGAAGTGGAGTGTATTTGTTCTGATGACGATGATTTGCTTGTTGTCTTTTTATAAATCATACCAAAATGTAAAGTATGAATTACAAGAAGAGTCTCAAACGTTATTTCAGCGGGCAGTTCAAGATGATACAAATAGGCGGATAAAAGATTTAGGGGATGCTTTTTGTTTTTCCTATTCAGGCGCTAATCGATTGGAACGAGATAGCATTACAATCAAGACTGCCGATGCGATTATACATATGAGGAATAATAAGGAGGTGGCACGGAGGATGTCTTCACAGGAGAAGTCTGATTTTTGTCTCCAACATTGTTTGTCTATGGAGAATCCGATTCAAGTAACCTTGCTGGATAGCGCTTTTCGTGCATCTTTGTATGAACATGCGATTTCGGCTCAGACCGTAACTTGTTATACCTTTATAGACAAGACGGAATGTAGCTCTTCAGATACTTCTTTTTATCAATCTTTCATACCATTAAAAGATATTGTTTTTGGAGCGAATCGGACGATCGTTTTACAAGCGTTTGTTCAATTTCCTTTCCTTTATATAGTAGGTGAAGTGTTTTTGCGAAATATATTTTGGATTCTGGCAATGGTTATTCTCTGGGTTATTGCGATTGTCTTGACATGGAAAAGACCAAGGATAAATATCTTACCGCTACAAGAAGCACCTAAAGAGATGATACAAATAACAGAAGATATCTTGTTCGATGAAACACATGGCGTATTGCATTATCATAGGCATCGTATCGAATTGGCAAATCAACGGCTGAAACTGTTTTGTATTTTATTAGAACATAAAGGATATTTCATTGAGTCTAATCGGCTGAAAGAAGAAATCTGGCCGGATGGAAGTGTGTCCAAAGACGCTCTTACCGCTACGGCTAAAAGGCTTAAAGAGGATTTGTCTCCTATTCCGGATCTGGTGATTGAGAGTGCTCGGGGGCATGGCTATGTGCTGAAGTGTGGTGGGTAG
- a CDS encoding NVEALA domain-containing protein has protein sequence MKQITFKKAFAIIFICALCASYFLLKEGKQNFSDLTFSNIEALASGESGSKDCYMAGSLSCNGGYYKYIYNR, from the coding sequence ATGAAACAAATTACTTTCAAGAAAGCTTTCGCTATCATTTTCATTTGCGCCTTGTGTGCTTCGTATTTTCTTTTGAAAGAAGGAAAACAAAATTTCTCAGATCTTACTTTCTCTAATATTGAAGCGCTAGCTTCCGGTGAAAGTGGATCCAAAGATTGTTATATGGCTGGCTCTCTATCATGTAATGGAGGATATTACAAATATATATACAACCGTTAA
- a CDS encoding DMT family transporter has protein sequence MNAKAKGYVLGAIAAATYGMNPLFALPLYKAGMNPDSVLFFRYLFAIPVLGIMIKARGRNFKLKPNEIVPLILMGLLVSFSSLALFQSYNYMEAGIASTLLFVYPILVALIMAFVFKEKLTLQTIFCILLALGGIGLLYKSGDGTTLSLTGVLLVMASALSYAIYIVGANRPLLKNIATLKLTFYVLLFGMTLFLVRIDFGRSLHIVHDWYLWGNLIALAIFPTAISFLCTTLAVQYIGSTPTAILGALEPLTAVFFGVTVFGESLTLRLCCGIILIILAVTLIIAGSNVTSHLVRFRKLFPRLPLKKKNAKS, from the coding sequence ATGAATGCAAAAGCAAAAGGATATGTTCTAGGGGCTATCGCCGCCGCGACTTATGGAATGAACCCCTTGTTCGCCCTACCCTTGTATAAAGCCGGTATGAATCCGGATTCAGTCCTGTTTTTCAGATATTTATTCGCGATCCCGGTATTAGGTATCATGATCAAAGCGAGAGGGCGGAACTTTAAGTTGAAACCCAACGAGATCGTTCCTTTAATCCTCATGGGGCTGTTGGTTTCCTTCTCTTCCCTAGCGTTATTCCAAAGCTATAATTATATGGAAGCAGGCATCGCCTCGACTTTGCTGTTTGTCTATCCGATCTTAGTGGCGCTGATCATGGCGTTTGTCTTCAAGGAGAAATTAACGTTACAAACCATCTTTTGTATCTTGCTGGCATTAGGCGGTATCGGCTTACTTTATAAAAGTGGCGACGGAACGACTCTTAGTTTAACCGGTGTCCTGTTGGTCATGGCTTCCGCTCTTTCCTATGCTATTTATATCGTAGGCGCAAATCGTCCGCTATTGAAGAATATCGCTACGTTGAAACTTACGTTCTATGTCTTGCTTTTCGGAATGACCTTGTTTTTAGTCCGTATAGATTTCGGCAGGAGCCTTCACATTGTCCATGATTGGTATTTATGGGGTAACCTGATCGCTCTAGCCATATTCCCAACCGCTATCTCTTTCCTTTGCACGACACTGGCGGTCCAATATATCGGCTCCACCCCGACGGCGATCCTCGGAGCCTTGGAACCGTTGACCGCCGTATTCTTCGGAGTGACTGTCTTCGGTGAATCATTAACGTTACGATTGTGTTGCGGAATCATCCTGATCATCCTAGCCGTTACCCTCATTATCGCAGGAAGTAACGTAACAAGCCACCTAGTTCGTTTTCGAAAGCTTTTCCCAAGGCTTCCGCTTAAGAAAAAGAACGCTAAATCATAA
- a CDS encoding NVEALA domain-containing protein produces the protein MRKKILGIAVMAVVAVAAAWNINQSENEIKLSDLALDNVEALASGEGGSGYCSYSGGGCIIKYSDGTSTYIPGRWN, from the coding sequence ATGAGAAAAAAGATTTTAGGAATAGCCGTAATGGCAGTCGTAGCAGTAGCTGCGGCATGGAACATCAACCAGAGTGAAAACGAGATTAAACTCTCTGATTTAGCGCTTGACAATGTGGAGGCATTGGCTAGTGGGGAAGGTGGAAGCGGATATTGCAGTTACTCTGGGGGAGGATGTATTATCAAATATTCCGATGGGACATCCACTTACATACCGGGACGTTGGAACTAA
- a CDS encoding TolB-like 6-bladed beta-propeller domain-containing protein, protein MNYYVYIVLLIGSLVSCSESSRHFPRYEDFPDEKVLNAQVIHLDTALFRYPFRIAVKDGIAIIMDLHNVDYFFHAFSYPEWEYMTSFGKRGEGPEEMVSADCFRFISKDSIWTLDANKMRTTRWKIEQNMNNIIPVETIDMDKRLVRALDFYPMESGFLVSDYLGEYRQKWTDREGKWIHSANQIPTENNYEDIARPALAQAWRSFFDYNPQKGILVMATQLGEALEIYNFTDTTQTVRYGPNGEPQFAISQSEGIPTGIMGFSDVHITDHFIYTVFHGRSFKDIGQAYQRGEDIEDGGRYIYVFDLKGNPVRKYVLDHAIYGIDVDEDTGTILATDVNSNDPILSFKI, encoded by the coding sequence ATGAACTACTACGTGTACATAGTTCTATTAATAGGTAGTCTGGTATCCTGTTCGGAATCCTCACGGCACTTCCCCCGCTACGAGGATTTTCCCGATGAAAAGGTATTAAATGCGCAGGTTATCCACCTAGATACCGCCTTGTTCCGCTATCCATTCCGGATAGCGGTCAAAGATGGTATCGCTATTATCATGGACTTGCACAACGTAGATTATTTCTTCCATGCCTTCTCTTACCCCGAATGGGAATATATGACATCGTTTGGCAAACGAGGCGAGGGACCCGAAGAAATGGTATCGGCAGATTGCTTCCGGTTTATCTCCAAGGATTCTATCTGGACGCTCGATGCGAACAAAATGCGAACAACCCGGTGGAAGATTGAACAAAATATGAACAACATCATTCCCGTAGAAACGATCGATATGGACAAGCGGCTGGTTAGGGCATTGGACTTTTACCCGATGGAATCGGGCTTTTTAGTATCTGACTACCTCGGTGAATATAGACAAAAGTGGACAGACCGAGAAGGGAAATGGATTCACTCCGCTAATCAGATCCCGACCGAAAATAATTATGAAGACATCGCACGCCCTGCATTGGCGCAAGCGTGGCGAAGCTTCTTCGACTATAATCCCCAAAAAGGCATCTTGGTCATGGCAACCCAACTAGGAGAGGCATTAGAAATATACAACTTCACAGATACTACACAAACCGTACGATACGGACCTAATGGAGAACCTCAATTCGCAATCTCACAATCGGAGGGAATTCCAACGGGTATCATGGGATTCAGTGATGTTCATATCACAGACCATTTCATTTATACCGTATTTCATGGCCGTAGTTTCAAAGATATCGGGCAGGCATACCAACGAGGGGAAGATATCGAGGATGGCGGGCGATACATCTATGTATTCGACCTCAAAGGAAACCCCGTCCGGAAGTACGTGCTCGACCATGCCATTTATGGTATCGACGTAGATGAGGATACGGGGACGATCCTTGCCACGGATGTAAACAGCAACGATCCGATTCTTTCATTTAAAATATAA
- a CDS encoding DUF1573 domain-containing protein has product MKYLNLIILLLFLLACQDKKKDEIKHLVSEWQGKEIRFPKDMVFARFATDTVDFTLPKSPHKVLVFVDSIGCTSCKLQLHRWKELIQYTDSITQGTVPFLFFFQSDDKKEIRYLLKKDNFDKPICMDQSDRLNELNHFPADGRFQTFLLDKDNKVVVIGNPIHNPNIRELYLKEITGKQPASQIQTTVKVEEASIQLGTIQMGESKEAVFRLTNTGNNPLVILDAATTCGCARPSFDKHPAKPGEILQVRVIMTPKDKGVFDETISVKCNTNQLIKLNIRGMAQ; this is encoded by the coding sequence ATGAAATACTTAAATCTAATCATACTATTATTATTCCTTCTAGCTTGCCAAGACAAGAAAAAAGACGAGATCAAGCATTTAGTATCCGAATGGCAAGGAAAAGAGATACGATTTCCGAAAGACATGGTCTTTGCACGGTTTGCAACCGATACGGTAGACTTCACCCTGCCAAAATCCCCCCACAAGGTGCTGGTTTTCGTGGATTCCATAGGATGTACCAGTTGCAAACTCCAACTGCACCGATGGAAAGAACTGATTCAATACACCGACTCCATTACCCAAGGAACGGTTCCCTTCCTCTTTTTCTTCCAGTCCGATGACAAGAAAGAAATACGGTATCTATTGAAAAAAGACAATTTCGACAAACCTATCTGCATGGATCAATCAGACAGACTGAACGAACTGAATCATTTCCCGGCCGACGGGAGATTTCAAACCTTTCTATTGGATAAGGACAATAAGGTCGTAGTGATAGGAAATCCTATCCACAACCCGAATATCCGGGAGCTATACCTAAAAGAGATCACCGGAAAACAACCCGCTTCACAAATACAGACCACCGTGAAAGTGGAAGAGGCATCCATACAGCTAGGAACTATCCAAATGGGAGAAAGCAAAGAAGCTGTTTTCCGATTAACAAACACAGGAAACAACCCGTTAGTCATACTAGACGCGGCTACAACCTGCGGCTGTGCCCGCCCATCTTTCGACAAACATCCCGCCAAGCCGGGAGAGATCCTTCAAGTAAGAGTCATCATGACACCGAAAGACAAAGGAGTCTTTGACGAGACGATTTCCGTGAAATGCAATACGAATCAACTGATAAAATTAAACATTCGGGGGATGGCTCAATAA
- a CDS encoding ATP-binding protein translates to METLFRSFRTQLEHTSTEVVRFLHDQIAWDSRLVAILGARGVGKTTLLLQHIKLYDREDESLYVTADDFYFTKYRLFDMAYQFYNLGGKKLYIDEIHKYKDWSREVKNIYDQIPGLQVIYTGSSILDLEKGGADLSRRKVEYRLPGLSFREYLNISQGWQLPSYSLEEILAGKVEFPYKEARPLKLFNDYLSTGYYPFFQDTEYLLRLRSVINQMVESDIPIFADMTVASAVKLKKLLYVLAQSVPFKPNYTKLARDLDISRNVLPDYMSYLEKAGLVNLLREKAQGLKLLEKVEKIYLNNTNLAYALSEQVPDIGSVRETVFLSWMRVVCFVTSSAISDFEIDGRTFEIGGKNKTRQQIKQAADGYVVKDDIEYAFRNMIPLWMFGFIY, encoded by the coding sequence ATGGAGACCTTATTTCGTTCCTTTAGAACTCAATTAGAGCATACTTCGACAGAAGTCGTGCGTTTTCTTCACGATCAGATCGCATGGGATAGCCGATTGGTTGCGATTTTAGGTGCTCGTGGTGTTGGGAAGACTACCCTATTGTTGCAGCATATCAAATTGTATGATCGTGAGGATGAGTCTTTGTATGTTACGGCAGATGATTTCTATTTTACCAAGTATCGGTTATTCGACATGGCTTATCAATTTTATAATCTGGGTGGGAAAAAACTTTATATTGACGAGATTCATAAATACAAGGATTGGTCTAGGGAGGTGAAGAATATATACGATCAAATTCCTGGTCTTCAAGTTATCTATACAGGTTCGTCTATTCTTGATCTGGAGAAAGGTGGTGCGGATTTAAGTCGCAGGAAGGTAGAGTATAGATTACCCGGACTTTCTTTTCGGGAATATTTGAATATATCGCAGGGGTGGCAGCTTCCATCGTATTCGTTGGAAGAGATTCTTGCTGGGAAGGTTGAGTTCCCTTATAAGGAAGCTCGTCCACTCAAATTATTTAATGATTATTTATCGACAGGTTATTATCCATTTTTTCAAGATACGGAATATCTCTTGCGTCTGCGTAGCGTGATTAACCAAATGGTGGAATCTGATATTCCGATTTTTGCGGATATGACGGTGGCTTCTGCCGTAAAGTTGAAGAAATTATTATATGTATTAGCTCAAAGTGTCCCTTTCAAACCAAATTATACGAAGTTGGCGAGAGATTTGGATATCAGCCGGAATGTGTTGCCCGACTACATGAGTTATTTGGAGAAGGCAGGTCTGGTTAATTTACTGCGAGAAAAAGCGCAGGGCTTGAAATTATTGGAGAAAGTAGAGAAGATCTATCTGAATAATACGAATCTGGCTTATGCGTTGTCGGAGCAGGTACCGGATATCGGTTCCGTGCGTGAGACGGTTTTTCTATCTTGGATGCGAGTCGTATGCTTCGTTACTTCTTCTGCGATTTCAGACTTTGAGATAGATGGCCGAACCTTTGAGATTGGGGGAAAGAATAAGACGCGGCAACAGATCAAGCAAGCGGCGGATGGGTATGTGGTGAAAGATGACATAGAGTATGCTTTCCGCAATATGATTCCTTTATGGATGTTTGGCTTTATCTATTGA
- a CDS encoding DUF4933 domain-containing protein, with protein sequence MITKFSTCLLFLALLLNSCQQRNQPTSPQYEPEYNSSTTPALIDIEKALNHPAMLKLSQIASKLEYYNVGDARYTVTQAIAIPDSDAFITFNNPRIYYRKQGIPSKRYGFKALDYKWNHGMNGLNLFYDKKTTRMYCALSGLDQDNKKDSTTFNDIRPCIGELSTLDTMLTIQNYIFPENLPTKYSINADASQIVGFSSSGYMLCDYAEGSKIPKGITTFNLRGDTLCKFILADAKDINVSPDTITRFQTFYWNTDQDRINFLIPYRDTVYQLSSSHSITPLYTLHKDNQDKPTGLRSFLENPNGLFMGVFQKGSPAIYNWLGWLDDYKPVITHRVVYLKKEKKTYALPKSSGGFINDIDDGLPFWPDGQTDDCVYMIRTVTEMRETVKRTGSSRQKDLIKFLDDPKVFERDYVMIVARP encoded by the coding sequence ATGATCACCAAGTTCTCAACATGCTTATTGTTCCTTGCATTGCTCTTAAATAGTTGCCAGCAAAGGAATCAACCCACCTCTCCCCAATATGAACCGGAATATAATAGTTCAACGACTCCGGCCCTCATTGATATAGAAAAGGCGCTGAACCATCCGGCGATGTTGAAACTGAGTCAAATAGCCTCTAAGCTGGAATATTATAATGTTGGAGACGCTCGTTACACGGTAACACAAGCGATCGCTATTCCGGATAGCGACGCTTTTATCACATTCAATAACCCACGTATTTATTATCGTAAGCAAGGCATTCCCAGCAAACGATATGGATTTAAGGCCTTGGATTATAAATGGAACCATGGGATGAACGGCCTTAATCTATTTTACGACAAGAAAACAACCCGTATGTACTGCGCCTTGAGCGGCCTCGACCAAGACAATAAAAAAGATTCGACCACATTCAACGATATAAGGCCATGTATCGGGGAATTATCCACATTAGATACGATGCTGACCATTCAGAATTATATATTCCCCGAAAACCTGCCTACCAAATATTCGATAAATGCGGATGCCAGTCAAATAGTAGGCTTCTCCTCCTCGGGATATATGCTTTGTGATTACGCGGAAGGCTCTAAAATCCCGAAAGGAATAACGACATTCAACCTTCGAGGAGATACGCTTTGCAAATTCATCCTTGCGGATGCCAAGGATATTAACGTCTCTCCGGATACGATCACCCGGTTTCAAACCTTTTATTGGAATACGGATCAAGACCGAATAAATTTCTTGATTCCTTATCGAGATACGGTATACCAGCTTTCAAGTTCCCACTCGATCACCCCTTTATATACGCTTCATAAAGACAATCAAGATAAACCGACCGGTCTTCGTTCTTTCTTGGAGAATCCGAATGGGCTATTTATGGGAGTCTTTCAAAAAGGTTCTCCCGCCATCTATAATTGGCTGGGATGGCTGGACGATTACAAACCGGTTATCACCCATCGAGTAGTCTATCTCAAGAAAGAGAAGAAAACATACGCCTTACCCAAAAGCTCCGGAGGATTTATCAATGATATAGATGATGGACTTCCGTTCTGGCCAGACGGACAAACCGATGACTGTGTTTATATGATTCGTACCGTCACCGAAATGCGTGAGACCGTTAAACGCACAGGCTCCTCCCGCCAAAAAGACCTGATCAAATTCTTAGACGATCCTAAAGTGTTCGAGAGGGATTATGTAATGATCGTGGCAAGACCTTGA
- a CDS encoding DUF4221 domain-containing protein, protein MKLQPFFLFLSLLLFILSSCEQAEKSRSYQLVRSDQTLAFSLDDKTKNVTPFLSYYRDKKGKEYIVLQSYSMQSRSNKFYFYDKDSQELAFKIEPEIEGSNGVGRVLGCYIQNWDSLYLTSLFEPEIIRINKDCQIQEKINYEEANDGTRLYNSSFLSFRTATLIGRDLYIYSDPNRLIEKDYVSATINLDTKEIRALPFVYPDYPGSSVKLKRYGLEGSYSRSFDGQRFVYSFIYDESVYVANIAHDSIRKVSVKSEYIDQVQLPDELTAQAIDFCQNAMYGDLIYDPFREVFYRITYPSTTIEKGVKAMELIEYGRKTFSIIILDKELNKLGETLFPNYTYNSRQLLVLPDGLYICNSHFMNPDFNDDILSFIRFDLVSRYGRR, encoded by the coding sequence ATGAAACTACAACCATTTTTCTTATTCCTATCACTCTTGCTCTTTATCCTCTCTTCTTGTGAGCAAGCAGAGAAAAGTAGGTCTTATCAATTAGTAAGATCCGATCAGACCTTGGCTTTCAGCTTGGATGATAAGACAAAAAACGTAACCCCTTTCTTATCGTACTATCGTGATAAAAAGGGAAAGGAATATATTGTGTTACAATCTTACTCCATGCAGTCACGTAGCAATAAATTCTATTTTTATGATAAGGATAGTCAAGAACTAGCGTTCAAGATAGAACCGGAGATCGAGGGTTCTAATGGAGTAGGTCGTGTATTAGGATGCTATATACAGAATTGGGACAGCTTATATCTCACCAGCTTATTTGAACCAGAGATCATACGCATCAATAAGGATTGCCAAATACAAGAAAAAATAAATTATGAGGAAGCAAATGATGGCACAAGACTTTACAACAGTAGTTTCCTAAGTTTCAGAACCGCCACCCTGATAGGGAGGGATCTATATATCTATTCAGATCCCAACCGTTTGATAGAGAAAGATTATGTCTCCGCTACTATCAATCTCGACACGAAGGAGATCAGAGCATTACCTTTTGTTTATCCGGACTATCCCGGCTCTTCGGTCAAATTGAAACGATACGGGCTAGAGGGTAGCTATAGCCGTTCTTTTGATGGGCAGCGATTTGTATATTCTTTCATTTACGATGAATCTGTCTATGTGGCGAATATCGCACATGACTCCATCCGCAAGGTATCCGTGAAAAGCGAGTATATTGACCAAGTGCAATTGCCAGACGAGCTAACCGCCCAAGCGATCGATTTCTGTCAAAACGCGATGTATGGAGACTTGATATACGATCCTTTCCGAGAAGTTTTTTATCGGATCACTTATCCATCCACTACGATCGAGAAAGGGGTTAAAGCTATGGAACTTATAGAATATGGACGAAAGACCTTTTCAATCATAATCCTTGACAAAGAGTTAAACAAGCTAGGAGAGACTCTTTTCCCTAATTACACGTACAATTCAAGACAATTATTAGTTTTACCCGATGGCCTTTACATATGTAACAGCCATTTCATGAACCCCGATTTCAACGACGATATATTAAGTTTTATTCGTTTCGATCTAGTTTCTCGATACGGCCGGAGATAA